The Hornefia porci genome contains the following window.
CGGATCCCCTGCCGCAAATACCATCTGCACACCGAGGGTCACGGAACATACTATGCCGCCGTATATGACCAGCATACGACAGCCTCTTCTCTCAAGTTTACTCATTTCTTCAAGCTCAGTTGTCTTACTCTTCTTCATAGATGTCTTCTTCCTCAGATTATTCGTATTATTTAGCAATATCCTCTTACGACAGCAGCTCGTATCCTGCGCTGTCAATTCCTGCGGCATCGGCTGCATCCGCAAAGTCCGTTGTGAGCGAGATGGTGAATTTGACATCTTTTGCTTCCCCGTGTATATACGGCTCCGCCCTGCCGTCCGATGTCATATCGATGTTCGGATGCTTCAACAGATCATACTTCAGATCTTTGACCGGTCTTTCGCCTCTGATGAACAGCAGCGCAAACTGATTGTCAAGCATTCTGACCTCATCGGGTGTCATAAGCTCACGGCCTGTGATCTGATCGTTTTTGCTGTAATTGCCGTTCCTGCCAAAACTTCGCCCATAGGTATTCATGTCTATAGTCTCTTTGCCCAGCAGTTCCGAAATATACTTGTGTGTGCTCTGCTCGTTTCCGCCGAGATATACCCGTTCATCACAGTTGCCTGTGATCGACTCCCATTGTTTCTCGAACAAAGCCTTCAGCTGCGCCATGTTCTGCAGGATGATGCTGACGGAAACCTCTCTTGATCTGTTGAGCGACTTTACTTAAACTGAAGTGCTAATTATTTCAGCTGTCCGGCGGTTTTATTTGAACTGAGAATCGACATCAGCTCCGCTGCTGCGAACACAGAAACCGGCATTTTGGAGCCCTTTCCCTTGTAAAATCAGTGTTTCGCATATTGTCGCATCCAATCGTATCATCAGGTTTTCATAGCATGTTTCCGGACCAATTCTACCCGTCATTTCCCAAGTTTTTCGAGAAATGACCACTCAATATTTTTTTATTATCAATCCGGCGTTTTATTAAAGTTGGGCCGCTGCCCGCTCCCCCAACTCAAATGCGACTGTTCTGATAAGATCCGATATCATCTTAAAGTCTTAAAGTACACTCGGAATATCCCTTTAGAAGACAGTTATCTCAGTTTACCAGATTCATTATCTTGCACGTGCTTCACCATCTACACTTGAAGTCGACATTTTCGTCTTCAAATTTTGATATTCACCTAAGCAAACCGTCTGCAAACCATAATACTGCTTTTATCTCAAAACCAGCGGTGGATTAGCCAGTGATTCTTTCACCGTCCGCTTATAGTCATCAATCTCCATTAGCCTTGTAATGGTCGTGATACGCTTGCCTGCGTCCTTACTGCTTGCTCCGCAATGATAAACCTTCATATTTGCGGTGCCGTTATCCAAAACGATGTATCTATCATGCGCCCTCTTCTGCGACTGCAAGAAAGTCACAGTTTTCTTAGGGTATTCAGTGATGAAATCGTTATATTCTGCAAGCTTGAGGATCCGGTTCCTGTTGTCACTGATGATCGTCAGATCAACTCCTGCCTTTGCATGCACAAGGTGCTGAAGAGTCTTAACGCTGATGTAATCGTCAACTATAACAATAGACTTTTTCGCGCTGCGGTAGATCTTCTGATAAGCAACATCTGCCTTGAATGGCTGTCCGTCCAGAATCAGGATTTCCTCTGCGTCGATTCCCTGGTCGAAGTTCTTCATGAAGGCGGAGGGATCCGCTCTGGTGATCATGTTGTCTTTGATTTCCCTTACCTCACTCTCTAACAATGCCTGCTTTCCATATAGCCGGAACAAATCCTGCTCGGGTAATAGCCCTTGGTTTACAGAAATATACTGTCGCATGATTTTAAATGCTCGCATGATTGCAACGCTCTGCTGTTCTGCCAGCTCACCCTTCAGCACTGTTGCAAGTTGGTAAACGCCTTGTTCAGTAAACACATACGGAGGTTTTCTTCGACCGCCATGACTTGATGTTGAATTTTTCAACATCAAGTCATCATACTCATCTTTTGTCAACTGGAACATGAAATCTTCCGGAAATCGGTTGGTGTTATGTTTCACCTGCAGATTTAGATATCTGGTTTCATATCCGTATATCTCAGCAAGATCACTGTCCAGCATGACCTGCTGTCCGCGGATCACATATATTTTATCTTTCAGTGATTGCTCATCGACAATCATGATCTCGTTCTTTTCATCCATGTATTGTCTCCTGATCTCTGATTTGATATCGCATTCTTCGATATCAAGATTGTATATATTGTTATGAAATAACAATTCCACTCAGGTATTCTCTAAAATCACAATTTGTGACCTTAAAAGATGCCCTTATCTTATGCATTCATTCTAACACAGAACAACACACCCTTCTATGGCGAAAAATGCATGGGAATCCGGTATTTTGCTCTCTACGCCGTCGTAGCTTGCATCCTCGCTTCGGGCAAGCCTGACGGCTGACCTGCCTACGGCTCTGCAAGGGACTTATAACCCTTGCAATCGCCGGGTTAGGGGCAAGCAAAAACCCCTGAACATGCATGAAATGTGCATTTTCAGGGGTTCCTCCAGTCTTTCTAAGCCTTGGAAATTCAGTATTTCCAAGTGCCCATCAGTTTCAGGACTTTATGCCCTGAAACGCAAGGGTTCCGACCTGACGGCAGCGCCGTAATGATCCGGGGGGAAACCTTATTTGTTCATCTGCGCAGCAACCTCAGCCGCGAAATCCTCTTCCTTCTTCTCGATTCCTTCGCCGACCTCGTAGCGTACCATCTCTGTGACGGTCATATCCTTGCCCAGAGCCTTTGAGGCCTCGGCAACATACTCGGCAACGCTCTGATCGCTGTTCTTGACAAATTTCTGATCAACCAGGCAGACATCCTTCAGAATCGCTTTGATCTTGCCCGGAATTATTCTGTCCAGCAGTTCCGGTTTCTTGCCTTCGTTCAGCAGCTGCTGTCTGGCGATTTCAGTTTCGTTTTCCAACCACGCAGGGTCAACCTCGCTCTCGTTCACAAATCTCGGGCTCATTGAAGCCACCTGCATCGCGACGTCCTTCGCGGTAACCTCGATCTCTTCAGCGGTCGCATCTGTCTTGATTCCGACGATGACTCCGATCAGACCGCCATTGTGAAGATATCCGGTGTAAACCGTTCCCGGCGTATTCATTCTGACGAATCTTCTGATGTTCATATTCTCGCCGATCTTGCTGATTTTAGCCGTCAGTGCATCCTTGACAGTGCCTTCTCCTTCGTAAGGCATCGCCATGAAGTCATCCAGAGAATCAGACGGAGCATCAAGCGCTTTCTTTGCCAGAGTCTCAACAAACTCGATGAATTCAGGGTTCTTAGCAACAAAATCAGTCTCGGAGTTGACCTCAACGACAGCTGCCTCGCTGTGATCCTCGTTGAACGCAACTCTGACCAGACCTTCAGCTGCGATTCTGTCAGCCTTCTTGGCCGCCTTCGACAATCCCTTCTCACGAAGCACGTCGATAGCCTTGTCGATGTCGCCGTCAGTCTCCATCAGCGCTTTCTTGCAGTCCATCATGCCCGCGCCGGTTTTATCTCTGAGTTCCTTTACTAACTTTGCAGTTACTGCCATGTTCTATTCCTCCATATCGTGATTATTCAGCGTCAACAGTCTCTTCAGCAGGAGCCTCCGCCTCTGCCTCACCCTCAGCCGGGCCTTCGTCGAAGCTCTCACCCTGGTTTCCTTCAATTACGGCATCCGCCATCTTGCTGGAAATCAGCTTGACTGCTCTGATCGCATCGTCGTTTGCCGGAATGATGTAATCAACATCGTCCGGATCACAGTTGGTGTCCACGATACCGACAACCGGAATGTTCAGGATGCGGGCCTCCTTGACGGCAATTCTCTCTTTTTTGGGATCGACGATGAAGAGAGCTCCCGGCATTCCCTTCATATCACGGATTCCGCCCAGGAACTTCTGGAGTTTGTCATGCTCAGCTCTGAGCTTTGTGACTTCCTTCTTCGACAGTTTCTCAAAGGTTCCGTCCTCCTCCATCTTCTCGATGTCGTTCAGTCTCTTAATTCTGCCGCTGATGGTTTTGTAGTTGGTCAGCATTCCGCCCAGCCATCTCTGATTGACGTAATACTGTCCGCATCTGGTAGCCTCGTCAAAGATCGCGTTCTGCGCCTGCTTCTTTGTTCCCACAAAGAGAATCGGCTTGCCGGATT
Protein-coding sequences here:
- a CDS encoding ORF6N domain-containing protein gives rise to the protein MDEKNEIMIVDEQSLKDKIYVIRGQQVMLDSDLAEIYGYETRYLNLQVKHNTNRFPEDFMFQLTKDEYDDLMLKNSTSSHGGRRKPPYVFTEQGVYQLATVLKGELAEQQSVAIMRAFKIMRQYISVNQGLLPEQDLFRLYGKQALLESEVREIKDNMITRADPSAFMKNFDQGIDAEEILILDGQPFKADVAYQKIYRSAKKSIVIVDDYISVKTLQHLVHAKAGVDLTIISDNRNRILKLAEYNDFITEYPKKTVTFLQSQKRAHDRYIVLDNGTANMKVYHCGASSKDAGKRITTITRLMEIDDYKRTVKESLANPPLVLR
- the tsf gene encoding translation elongation factor Ts; protein product: MAVTAKLVKELRDKTGAGMMDCKKALMETDGDIDKAIDVLREKGLSKAAKKADRIAAEGLVRVAFNEDHSEAAVVEVNSETDFVAKNPEFIEFVETLAKKALDAPSDSLDDFMAMPYEGEGTVKDALTAKISKIGENMNIRRFVRMNTPGTVYTGYLHNGGLIGVIVGIKTDATAEEIEVTAKDVAMQVASMSPRFVNESEVDPAWLENETEIARQQLLNEGKKPELLDRIIPGKIKAILKDVCLVDQKFVKNSDQSVAEYVAEASKALGKDMTVTEMVRYEVGEGIEKKEEDFAAEVAAQMNK
- the rpsB gene encoding 30S ribosomal protein S2 is translated as MAVISMKQLLEAGVHFGHQTRRWNPKMAPYIFTERNGIYIIDLQKTVKKIEEAYAFMKDVAESGKPILFVGTKKQAQNAIFDEATRCGQYYVNQRWLGGMLTNYKTISGRIKRLNDIEKMEEDGTFEKLSKKEVTKLRAEHDKLQKFLGGIRDMKGMPGALFIVDPKKERIAVKEARILNIPVVGIVDTNCDPDDVDYIIPANDDAIRAVKLISSKMADAVIEGNQGESFDEGPAEGEAEAEAPAEETVDAE